A segment of the Brassica oleracea var. oleracea cultivar TO1000 unplaced genomic scaffold, BOL UnpScaffold02150, whole genome shotgun sequence genome:
TCTGTCTTGTTAGTTTTGAAGTTTGTTGATGTTTCTGTTTCCAGGCCTGTCAGTTTCTCCGTGTTATAACTTTCTATTCAACTCAGCTTCCTGGCCCAAACTACCACTGCCGCGAGGTGAAGCAACTGAGATGTGAATACAAAAGGTCTCATGTACTCTAATCAATTAAGCTTATTATGTGttgtcacttttttttttgctacagGGCTCTAAAGTTGCCAGGTTGCCATGGCCCAAAAGCCCTCTTGAGGCTCTCGAGATTAACCGTGAatctacataatttttttctttccccaCACAGATCGTCTTTGTTTTGCTTATGTTCTCATGTGATCTCATCAGCTCATGGGGTGATGTACGGATGTGGAGACTTGATATTCTCATCGCACATGATATTCACGCTGGTCTTTGTCCTCACTTACCACAAGTACGGCactaaaaggtaaaaaaaaaagaacactttCATCAAACTCTCCTTAGGCAATAGTTCCTTCCTACTTTTGAAAATGACATTCTCTGCATCATCACTGTTTTGTCTCAGGTTCATAAAGCTGTTCGGGTGGCTCACTGCTTTCGTGCAGAGCCTCTTGATCATCGCCTCCCGTAAACATTACACTGTAGACGTCGTTGTTGCATGGTATGAGTTTAATATCACACAAACATTGTCTAATGAACACAAAGATACACTgacttgtttgtttttttgattcTTTCTCCGTTTAGGTATACTGTGAACTTGGTGGTCTTCTGTTTAGACAAGAAATTACCAGGTTTTAATCTCAGAAAATGAAACTCTTATTTTTGGCAGAGACTCGGTTTCTCAttatcttcttgtttctttgacTTCAGAACTACCAGACCGGACTACGGTGTTGCTCCCTGTAGTGTCGAAAGTCAGAATGAGAGAAGAGAACCACAAGCTGTTGTTGAATGGGAACGGTGTTGATCCTGCTGCTGACTGGGTAAGCTTCTTTTTGTTCTCCTTCTCAGTCT
Coding sequences within it:
- the LOC106321612 gene encoding phosphatidylinositol:ceramide inositolphosphotransferase 2-like, coding for LQWTFHPFILKSKKIYTVLIWCRVLAFLVACQFLRVITFYSTQLPGPNYHCREGSKVARLPWPKSPLEALEINPHGVMYGCGDLIFSSHMIFTLVFVLTYHKYGTKRFIKLFGWLTAFVQSLLIIASRKHYTVDVVVAWYTVNLVVFCLDKKLPELPDRTTVLLPVVSKVRMREENHKLLLNGNGVDPAADWRPRAQVNGKIDSNGVHTDNSLNGA